A window of Tautonia plasticadhaerens contains these coding sequences:
- the asnS gene encoding asparagine--tRNA ligase translates to MPTTSIRSLLAGDVPLGSTVTIEGWIRTRRDSKAGLSFLQVNDGSGFDPIQVVAEASLPNYQEQVAHLTTGCAVAVEGKLVPSQGKGQSVEVKAHRVEVVGRVDDPDTYPVSAKRHTFEYLRTVAHLRPRTNTFGAVARVRHALSMAVHSYFHDHGFFWIHTPIITASDAEGAGAMFRVSTLDLANPPRLEGGGIDSSADFFGRPSYLTVSGQLNVEAYCLALSKVYTFGPTFRAENSNTTRHLAEFWMIEPEIAFADLDDDADLAEDFLKSILRTLLDERGDDMAFFADRIDKDCVRRVESFVESSFERMDYGDAIKTLEAAIDRGKRFEFPVSWGADLQSEHERYLTEEHVGRPVVVMNYPKEIKAFYMRLNDDGRTVAAMDVLAPGIGEIIGGSQREERLDVLDARLDESSLDRDAYSWYRDLRRYGTVPHAGFGLGFERTIQYVTGMANIRDVIPFPRTPGNADF, encoded by the coding sequence ATGCCCACCACCTCGATCCGAAGCCTCCTGGCCGGCGACGTCCCCCTCGGCTCGACCGTCACCATCGAGGGCTGGATCCGCACGAGGCGCGACTCCAAGGCGGGCCTCTCGTTCCTCCAGGTGAACGACGGCTCCGGCTTCGACCCGATCCAGGTCGTCGCCGAGGCGAGCCTGCCCAACTACCAGGAGCAGGTCGCCCACCTGACCACCGGCTGCGCCGTGGCCGTCGAGGGGAAGCTCGTGCCCTCGCAGGGCAAGGGACAGTCGGTGGAGGTGAAGGCCCATCGCGTCGAGGTCGTCGGCCGGGTCGACGACCCGGACACCTACCCCGTCTCGGCCAAGCGGCACACGTTCGAGTACCTGAGGACCGTGGCCCACCTCCGTCCCCGGACCAATACCTTCGGGGCCGTGGCCCGGGTACGGCACGCCCTGTCGATGGCCGTCCACAGCTACTTCCACGACCACGGCTTCTTCTGGATCCACACGCCGATCATCACCGCCAGCGACGCCGAAGGGGCCGGGGCCATGTTCCGCGTCTCGACCCTGGACCTGGCGAACCCGCCCAGGCTCGAAGGGGGCGGCATCGACTCCTCGGCGGACTTCTTCGGCAGGCCGAGCTACCTGACCGTCTCCGGCCAGCTCAACGTCGAGGCCTATTGCCTGGCCCTGAGCAAGGTCTACACCTTCGGCCCCACCTTCCGCGCCGAGAACTCGAACACGACGCGGCACCTGGCCGAGTTCTGGATGATCGAACCCGAGATCGCCTTCGCCGACCTGGACGACGACGCCGACCTCGCCGAGGACTTCCTCAAGTCCATCCTCCGCACCCTACTCGACGAACGCGGCGACGACATGGCCTTCTTCGCCGACCGGATCGACAAGGACTGCGTCCGGCGCGTCGAGTCGTTCGTCGAATCCAGCTTCGAACGCATGGACTACGGCGACGCCATCAAGACCCTCGAGGCCGCGATCGACCGGGGCAAGCGGTTCGAGTTCCCCGTCTCCTGGGGCGCCGACCTGCAGTCGGAGCACGAGCGCTACCTGACCGAGGAACACGTCGGCCGACCCGTCGTGGTGATGAATTACCCGAAGGAGATCAAGGCCTTCTACATGAGGCTGAACGACGACGGCCGCACCGTGGCCGCGATGGACGTGCTCGCCCCCGGCATCGGCGAGATCATCGGCGGCAGCCAGCGCGAGGAGCGACTCGACGTGCTCGACGCCCGGCTCGACGAGTCGAGCCTCGACCGGGACGCTTACTCCTGGTACCGCGACCTCCGCCGCTACGGCACCGTGCCCCACGCGGGGTTCGGCCTCGGCTTCGAGCGGACGATCCAGTACGTCACCGGCATGGCCAATATCCGGGATGTCATCCCCTTCCCACGGACCCCCGGCAACGCCGACTTCTAG